A DNA window from Janibacter sp. A1S7 contains the following coding sequences:
- a CDS encoding biotin transporter BioY: MSVAPQARGDSAVREIAFVAVFAALIVALTLFPAIDVGPVPITLQTFAVALAAMVLGARRGALTVLTYLALVAIGLPVAAGYVGGLGVFAGPTGGFLVGFLPTALVVGALATWAVRREVSVLRLTLAGIAGMPVLYVIGTGWLMVVTGMGLGAALGAAVLPFLVGDVVKNVLAAVVTAGALRALPDLRRR; the protein is encoded by the coding sequence GTGAGCGTGGCACCGCAGGCTCGGGGCGACTCCGCCGTGAGGGAGATCGCCTTCGTCGCGGTCTTCGCGGCGCTCATCGTCGCGCTGACCCTCTTCCCCGCGATCGACGTCGGTCCGGTGCCAATCACGTTGCAGACCTTCGCCGTCGCGCTCGCCGCGATGGTCCTCGGGGCGCGAAGGGGGGCGCTGACCGTGCTGACCTACCTCGCCCTCGTCGCCATCGGGCTGCCCGTCGCCGCCGGGTACGTCGGTGGGCTGGGCGTCTTCGCCGGCCCGACCGGTGGGTTCCTCGTCGGATTCCTCCCGACGGCGCTGGTCGTCGGTGCGCTGGCCACGTGGGCCGTGCGTCGCGAGGTCTCGGTCCTGCGGCTCACGCTCGCCGGGATCGCCGGGATGCCGGTCCTCTACGTCATCGGCACCGGGTGGCTCATGGTCGTCACCGGGATGGGCCTGGGCGCGGCGCTCGGTGCGGCGGTGCTGCCCTTCCTCGTGGGTGACGTGGTCAAGAACGTCCTCGCGGCGGTCGTCACCGCGGGTGCCCTCCGCGCGCTGCCCGACCTGCGCCGCCGCTGA
- a CDS encoding energy-coupling factor ABC transporter ATP-binding protein has protein sequence MSIRFEDVHLDLGDRTVLRGIDADLTEQRIGIIGANGSGKSSLARTINALVRPTRGRVLLSGTDVAQDPKGARRAVGFLFPDATSQIVMPTVREDLEFSVRGLPRAEREARVAAALADSGLADHADHPCHLLSSGQQQQLALAAVLLVDPQVVVADEPTTLLDLRNQRAARERFAALPQQLVLVTHHLELLDDFDRVLLVDEGRIAADGAPAEVIAHYERMMT, from the coding sequence ATGAGCATCCGATTCGAGGACGTGCACCTCGATCTCGGGGATCGCACCGTCCTGCGCGGGATCGACGCCGACCTCACCGAGCAGCGCATCGGCATCATCGGCGCCAACGGCTCCGGCAAGTCGAGCCTGGCCCGGACCATCAACGCGCTCGTGCGCCCGACCCGGGGCCGGGTCCTGCTCTCCGGCACGGACGTCGCACAGGATCCGAAGGGGGCCCGTCGCGCCGTGGGATTCCTCTTCCCCGACGCGACCTCCCAGATCGTCATGCCCACGGTGCGCGAGGACCTCGAGTTCTCCGTGCGGGGTCTGCCGCGTGCTGAGCGGGAGGCGAGGGTCGCTGCGGCACTGGCCGACTCGGGCCTGGCCGACCACGCCGACCACCCGTGCCACCTGCTCTCGTCCGGGCAGCAGCAACAGCTCGCGCTGGCGGCGGTGCTGCTCGTCGACCCGCAGGTCGTCGTCGCTGATGAGCCGACGACGCTGCTCGACCTGCGCAACCAGCGCGCGGCCCGGGAGCGTTTCGCCGCGCTGCCCCAGCAGCTGGTCCTCGTCACCCATCACCTGGAGCTGCTGGACGACTTCGACCGGGTGCTGCTCGTCGACGAGGGCCGGATCGCCGCCGATGGCGCACCGGCCGAGGTCATCGCGCACTACGAGCGGATGATGACGTGA